The Lachnospiraceae bacterium oral taxon 500 genome window below encodes:
- a CDS encoding chromate transporter encodes MIYWQLFYEFLKTGLFAVGGGLATLPFLYDMSSRTGWFSGDDLTNMIAVSESTPGPLGINMAAYTGFLAGGLFGAAAAVTGLIFPSVVIIILIARILTKMKDNAWIQAAFCGLKPASFALITMAWLNVLKLTYHPASLLTQEQAAAAPFFWQGLILAAALFLILRKTKAHPILIIILAAAAGIVFRF; translated from the coding sequence ATGATTTACTGGCAGTTGTTCTATGAGTTTTTAAAAACCGGTTTATTTGCAGTTGGCGGGGGACTGGCGACTTTGCCCTTTTTATATGATATGTCGTCCCGGACCGGCTGGTTTTCCGGCGATGATTTGACCAATATGATTGCCGTATCCGAATCAACGCCCGGACCTTTGGGCATCAATATGGCTGCCTATACCGGTTTTTTGGCCGGAGGACTTTTCGGTGCGGCGGCGGCGGTAACGGGGCTGATTTTTCCGTCGGTAGTGATTATTATTTTAATTGCCCGCATATTGACTAAAATGAAAGATAATGCTTGGATCCAGGCGGCTTTTTGCGGTCTGAAGCCCGCTTCCTTTGCTTTGATCACGATGGCCTGGCTGAATGTTTTAAAATTGACTTATCATCCTGCCAGCTTACTCACTCAGGAGCAGGCAGCGGCTGCACCTTTTTTCTGGCAGGGGCTGATTTTGGCGGCGGCCTTGTTTTTGATTTTGCGAAAAACCAAGGCACATCCGATTTTGATTATCATTTTGGCAGCGGCTGCCGGAATTGTGTTCCGTTTTTGA
- a CDS encoding chromate transporter: protein MTTDLVQLFWTFFKVGAFTFGGGYAMLPILQRELVEKKQWITDEDLADYYAVGQTTPGIIAVNTATFVGYRRCGVGGAIAATLGLILPGVMIIILLARLITGFSDWPQVRHAMAGIKVAVSVLILEALLKLRKSALTNWQAGLIFLAVFAANLFLPQVSPAILVLLAGGSGVLLFRRKGAVK, encoded by the coding sequence ATGACAACAGATTTGGTGCAGCTTTTTTGGACGTTTTTCAAGGTCGGTGCCTTTACCTTTGGCGGCGGCTACGCCATGCTGCCGATTTTGCAGCGGGAGTTGGTGGAAAAAAAGCAATGGATAACGGATGAAGATTTGGCCGATTATTATGCCGTCGGTCAAACCACGCCGGGGATTATTGCTGTCAATACCGCTACTTTTGTCGGCTATCGCCGGTGCGGCGTAGGCGGGGCAATCGCAGCTACACTGGGGCTGATTTTGCCGGGAGTGATGATTATTATTTTACTGGCCCGCCTGATTACCGGTTTTTCCGATTGGCCGCAGGTGCGTCATGCTATGGCCGGCATTAAAGTGGCGGTCAGTGTTTTGATTCTGGAGGCCTTATTAAAGCTGAGAAAAAGTGCGCTGACTAATTGGCAGGCAGGACTGATATTTTTAGCGGTGTTTGCGGCAAACTTATTTTTGCCGCAGGTATCACCGGCAATTTTGGTATTATTGGCCGGCGGCAGCGGAGTTTTGCTCTTCCGCCGGAAGGGGGCGGTCAAATGA
- a CDS encoding phosphocarrier protein HPr: MVSQKVVVKNKTGLHARPAALFSKLANTCACEVFVEKDGKKINAKSILGVLSLAIVTDSEITIITEGENETESLGKLVEFINNLEE, from the coding sequence ATGGTATCACAAAAAGTTGTAGTAAAAAATAAAACAGGTCTGCACGCTCGTCCGGCAGCGTTATTTTCTAAGTTAGCCAATACCTGCGCCTGCGAGGTATTTGTAGAAAAAGACGGCAAAAAGATTAACGCCAAGTCTATTTTGGGCGTGCTGTCTTTGGCGATTGTGACAGATAGTGAAATTACGATTATCACCGAGGGAGAAAACGAAACCGAGAGCTTAGGCAAATTGGTGGAGTTCATCAATAACTTGGAAGAATGA
- the ptsP gene encoding phosphoenolpyruvate--protein phosphotransferase has protein sequence MTIKGIGASDGYSIAKAYKFAQTEAVVTRQMVADAEDEVKKLEAAIEVSRRQLVEIMEKTRLNLDEEHAAIFDAHIQILTDPELTGGSFDKIRQENVNGDFAFHEVANTFISMFETMEDEYLRERAADMKDVSKRVLCNFQGILIQDPTQIKEEVIIVAKDLTPSDTALLDKRFVKGFVTDIGGRTSHSAIMARTLEIPAVVGTQNGYEQISDGQLLILDGISGLVLTEAPAETQAEYEQKRRDWLEQKEMLKAYKDKKTLTADGYHVELAANIGSPEDAQGAQDNGAEAVGLYRTEFLYMGNTHFPTEEEQLAAYRSVLEKMGGKGVVVRTLDIGGDKELSYYDLPKEMNPFLGNRAVRLCLNEPDIFKTQLRALLRASVYGNLKIMFPMIATLDEFRAAKEILLQVKAELEQEGHAVGQFELGIMVEIPAAAVLAHAFAKEVDFFSIGTNDLIQYSFAADRMNQKVSYLYQPYNPALLRLIKNVIDAAHAEGKWTGMCGEMAGELTAAPLLLGLGLDEFSMSASSILKIRRLMAVVTKEQCRELAEAALLCATEKEVINLVADFMARN, from the coding sequence ATGACGATAAAGGGAATCGGCGCAAGTGACGGTTATTCGATTGCAAAGGCATATAAGTTTGCCCAAACGGAAGCGGTGGTGACCAGACAGATGGTTGCCGACGCGGAAGACGAGGTTAAAAAGCTGGAGGCGGCAATTGAAGTCAGCCGGCGGCAATTAGTTGAAATCATGGAAAAAACCAGGCTGAATCTGGACGAGGAACATGCGGCCATTTTTGATGCGCATATTCAGATTTTGACCGATCCGGAACTGACCGGCGGTTCATTCGACAAGATTCGGCAGGAAAACGTCAACGGCGACTTTGCTTTTCACGAAGTAGCAAACACCTTTATCAGTATGTTTGAGACGATGGAGGATGAGTACCTGCGGGAGAGAGCGGCCGATATGAAAGATGTGTCTAAACGGGTGCTGTGCAATTTTCAGGGGATTTTGATTCAGGATCCGACGCAAATCAAGGAAGAAGTTATTATTGTGGCCAAGGACTTGACGCCGAGTGATACGGCTCTTTTGGATAAGCGTTTTGTCAAGGGCTTTGTCACCGATATCGGCGGCCGGACGAGCCACAGTGCGATCATGGCCAGAACGCTGGAGATTCCGGCGGTGGTCGGTACGCAAAACGGTTATGAGCAAATCAGCGATGGTCAGCTTCTGATTTTGGACGGAATCAGCGGTTTGGTTTTGACCGAAGCGCCGGCGGAAACGCAGGCGGAATACGAACAGAAGCGCCGGGATTGGCTGGAACAAAAGGAAATGCTGAAAGCATATAAGGATAAGAAAACTCTGACGGCTGACGGCTATCATGTGGAGTTGGCGGCCAATATCGGCTCACCGGAGGATGCGCAGGGCGCACAGGATAACGGCGCCGAGGCGGTCGGCCTGTACCGGACGGAGTTTCTGTACATGGGCAATACCCATTTTCCGACCGAAGAAGAGCAGTTGGCGGCCTATCGCAGCGTGCTGGAAAAAATGGGCGGCAAGGGCGTAGTGGTCAGAACACTGGATATCGGCGGGGACAAGGAACTGAGTTATTATGACCTGCCCAAAGAAATGAATCCTTTCCTGGGTAATCGGGCGGTGCGCCTGTGCCTGAATGAGCCGGATATTTTTAAAACCCAGCTGCGGGCGCTGCTGCGGGCTTCCGTTTACGGCAATTTAAAGATTATGTTTCCGATGATTGCCACTTTGGATGAGTTTCGGGCGGCCAAGGAGATTTTGCTGCAGGTGAAAGCGGAATTAGAGCAGGAAGGACATGCAGTCGGCCAGTTTGAACTGGGGATTATGGTTGAGATTCCGGCGGCGGCGGTACTGGCGCATGCGTTTGCGAAAGAGGTGGATTTCTTTTCCATCGGCACCAATGATTTGATTCAGTACAGTTTTGCGGCGGACCGGATGAATCAGAAAGTATCGTATTTGTACCAGCCCTATAACCCGGCGCTGCTGCGTTTGATTAAAAATGTAATTGATGCGGCTCATGCCGAGGGCAAATGGACAGGTATGTGCGGTGAAATGGCCGGTGAGTTGACAGCAGCGCCGCTGCTTTTGGGACTGGGGCTGGATGAGTTCAGTATGAGTGCTTCCTCCATTTTAAAAATTCGCCGGCTGATGGCGGTTGTAACCAAAGAGCAGTGCCGGGAATTAGCGGAAGCGGCCTTGCTTTGCGCCACGGAAAAAGAGGTTATCAATCTGGTAGCGGATTTTATGGCCAGAAATTAA